The Candidatus Hydrogenedentota bacterium genomic interval TGCGCCCGCACAAGAAGTTCCCGAACCTCTGGTGCCCAGGTTGCGGCAACGGCATCGTCATGAGTTCCCTTGTGCGCGCCATTGACACGCTCGACATCCCAAGGGACGAAATCGCGCTTGTCTCCGGCATCGGCTGCAGCAGCCGCATGCCGGTCTATCTCGATTTTCAGGCGCTGCACACTACGCATGGCCGCGCCTTGGCGTTCGCCACCGGCGTCAAGTTCGCGCGTCCGAACCTGAAGGTAATTGTTATCACAGGTGACGGCGACGCGTTGTCCATAGGCGGCAATCACTTGATCCACGCGTGCCGCCGCAATATCGACATTACCACAATCCTCATCAACAACTACACGTACGGTATGACGGGCGGGCAGGTATCGCCGACTACGCCGTCGGGCGCATACGCCACCACGACGCCGTATGGCAATACCGAGAAGCACTTCGAGGCGTGTGACCTTGCCAAAGGCGCCGGTGCGACTTTCGTCGCGCGGACCACGGTCTATCACGCG includes:
- a CDS encoding 2-oxoacid:ferredoxin oxidoreductase subunit beta; this encodes MTTLAHETAPKHHSDVCLSYLRPHKKFPNLWCPGCGNGIVMSSLVRAIDTLDIPRDEIALVSGIGCSSRMPVYLDFQALHTTHGRALAFATGVKFARPNLKVIVITGDGDALSIGGNHLIHACRRNIDITTILINNYTYGMTGGQVSPTTPSGAYATTTPYGNTEKHFEACDLAKGAGATFVARTTVYHAPQMDKVLMEAIQHHGFSFVEVISNCHTYFGRLNRLGQPTALLKMYQEKAVPVARAAKLSAEELKDKIVTGVLHRDLEKTELCDEYQQLVDSLAERKQK